One segment of Paraburkholderia caribensis DNA contains the following:
- a CDS encoding ArsR/SmtB family transcription factor gives MANYHAAISEVFQALADPTRCAIVSMLGRGAQTVSALAQPFDMALPSFMKHVAVLEHSGLIRTHKVGRKRTCELMPAKLTEVETWLAAQRAVWEARSDRMVEFVEQLHQEEQADVNTTRRKR, from the coding sequence ATGGCTAACTATCATGCCGCAATCAGCGAAGTATTCCAGGCGCTGGCCGATCCGACCCGTTGCGCGATCGTCAGCATGCTCGGGCGCGGTGCGCAGACCGTCTCGGCGCTGGCGCAGCCGTTCGACATGGCGCTGCCGTCGTTCATGAAACACGTCGCCGTGCTGGAGCACAGCGGCCTGATCCGCACGCACAAGGTCGGGCGCAAGCGCACCTGCGAACTGATGCCCGCGAAGCTGACGGAAGTCGAAACATGGCTGGCCGCGCAGCGCGCCGTGTGGGAAGCGCGATCCGACCGGATGGTCGAATTCGTCGAACAGCTTCATCAAGAGGAGCAAGCCGATGTCAACACAACCCGTCGAAAGCGCTGA
- a CDS encoding sigma-70 family RNA polymerase sigma factor — protein MPADNLSLRLEVEDLYVAHHGWLHTWLRRKLGCAHRAADLAHDTFMRLLARDEPLELLEPRAFLTTVAQRVLANHWRREQIERAYLEALARVPEPLAPSPEERAVLLETLCEIDALLDGLPVAVKRAFLMAQLDGATQTEIAATLRISLATVKRYLMKAAAQCFFAMTLE, from the coding sequence ATGCCGGCAGACAATCTCTCGTTGCGTCTCGAGGTCGAAGACCTCTACGTCGCCCATCATGGCTGGCTTCATACGTGGTTGCGGCGCAAGCTGGGATGCGCGCATCGGGCGGCCGACCTTGCGCACGACACCTTCATGCGCCTGCTCGCGCGCGACGAGCCGCTTGAACTGCTTGAACCGCGCGCCTTCCTCACGACGGTCGCGCAACGCGTCCTCGCGAATCACTGGCGACGTGAGCAGATCGAGCGTGCCTATCTCGAAGCGCTCGCACGGGTGCCGGAGCCGCTCGCGCCGTCGCCTGAAGAACGTGCCGTGCTGCTCGAAACATTGTGCGAGATCGACGCGTTGCTCGACGGGCTGCCCGTAGCCGTCAAACGCGCATTCCTGATGGCGCAACTGGACGGCGCGACGCAGACGGAAATTGCCGCCACGCTGCGGATTTCCCTCGCGACGGTGAAGCGCTATCTGATGAAAGCGGCCGCGCAATGCTTCTTCGCGATGACACTGGAGTGA
- a CDS encoding FecR domain-containing protein — protein MSIGTPPGIAPDVARRAVEWWLDLQSGDITDSQRRAFECWRAEHADHDRAWRHIQSVSQRLQTLNESPAASAARAALTRPRSPARRAGVKTLVLLFFAGGTAWLARDQIAWRGWSADLRTGTGEQRNVTLADGTRLMLDTASAVDVRFSDTERRIVLLRGEIMVVTGHDDGPAPRPFVAQTAQGVSIPLGTRFSLRQEPSMTRLDVFEGAVKVEPARAPGASKVVHAGERMRFSATQIMPIEAASADTAAWTQGMLVASNMRLGDFLSELGRYRDGYLRCDPSIADFRLSGTFPLSDTDRVLKTLATTLPVEVAYVTRYWVTVKPAS, from the coding sequence GTGAGTATCGGCACGCCTCCTGGCATCGCTCCCGATGTCGCGCGCCGCGCGGTCGAATGGTGGCTCGATCTGCAGTCCGGCGACATCACCGACTCGCAACGACGCGCGTTCGAATGCTGGCGTGCCGAACACGCCGATCACGATCGCGCCTGGCGGCACATCCAGTCGGTGAGCCAACGTCTTCAGACGCTCAATGAAAGCCCGGCTGCAAGTGCCGCGCGCGCCGCGTTGACGCGTCCGCGTTCGCCCGCACGGCGCGCCGGCGTCAAGACGCTCGTGCTGCTCTTCTTTGCGGGCGGGACAGCCTGGCTTGCCCGCGATCAGATTGCGTGGCGCGGCTGGAGCGCGGATCTGCGCACGGGCACGGGCGAGCAGCGCAATGTGACGCTCGCTGACGGTACGCGGCTCATGCTCGATACCGCGAGCGCCGTCGACGTCCGCTTCTCGGACACGGAGCGCCGCATCGTTCTGCTGCGCGGCGAAATCATGGTCGTCACGGGACATGACGACGGTCCCGCGCCTCGTCCGTTTGTCGCGCAGACGGCACAAGGTGTCTCGATACCGCTCGGCACGCGCTTCTCGCTCAGACAGGAGCCGTCGATGACGCGGCTCGATGTCTTCGAAGGCGCGGTCAAAGTCGAACCGGCGCGCGCGCCGGGCGCGTCGAAGGTCGTGCATGCAGGCGAGCGCATGCGCTTCAGCGCCACGCAAATCATGCCGATCGAAGCGGCGAGCGCCGATACGGCCGCATGGACACAAGGCATGCTGGTGGCGAGCAACATGCGTCTGGGCGACTTCCTGTCGGAACTCGGGCGCTACCGGGACGGCTACCTGCGCTGCGATCCTTCGATCGCGGATTTCCGTCTGTCGGGCACCTTTCCGCTATCGGACACGGACCGCGTGCTGAAGACGCTTGCGACCACGCTGCCTGTCGAGGTGGCGTACGTCACGCGCTATTGGGTGACGGTGAAGCCAGCGAGTTAA
- a CDS encoding LysR family transcriptional regulator, translating into MLRELKTLIAVAQEGTFAAAGHRIGLTQAAVSAQMQRLEAEMGVALFDREGRTARLNATGQQILVQAQEVVRLYNNLSSTAAGPAATVRVTVGAIASVQRSLLPDALARFHAQCPGCTTRVIPGVSMELVNLVDAGEIDIAAIIRPPFSFQSDLRWTTLAQEPFRLIVPRGVKGANWAELLADQPFIRYDRASFGGRQVDRFLRRMHFTVREVCELDELEAIVRLVENGVGVAIVPQTATYRRWPAQVRAVDLGHHTFHRDVGLVHRAPHHLSEPVKALLQLIEAQARKKP; encoded by the coding sequence ATGCTCCGTGAGCTGAAAACACTGATTGCCGTTGCCCAGGAAGGCACCTTCGCCGCTGCCGGCCATCGGATCGGTCTGACCCAGGCCGCCGTCAGCGCGCAGATGCAACGGCTGGAAGCGGAAATGGGCGTTGCATTGTTCGACCGCGAAGGGCGAACGGCGCGTTTGAACGCGACCGGTCAGCAGATACTCGTGCAGGCGCAGGAAGTGGTCCGGCTTTACAACAACCTCAGTTCGACGGCAGCAGGCCCGGCGGCCACCGTGCGCGTGACGGTCGGTGCGATTGCGTCGGTGCAGCGCTCGTTGCTGCCCGATGCATTGGCGCGGTTTCACGCGCAATGCCCGGGATGCACGACGCGTGTGATTCCCGGCGTGTCGATGGAACTCGTCAATCTGGTCGATGCCGGTGAGATCGATATCGCCGCGATCATTCGCCCGCCGTTTTCGTTCCAGAGCGATCTGCGCTGGACGACGCTCGCGCAAGAGCCGTTCCGACTCATCGTGCCGCGCGGCGTGAAGGGAGCGAACTGGGCGGAACTGCTGGCGGACCAGCCGTTCATTCGCTACGACCGCGCGTCGTTCGGCGGGCGGCAAGTGGACCGTTTCCTGCGCCGCATGCACTTCACCGTGCGCGAAGTGTGCGAGCTCGACGAACTGGAAGCCATTGTCAGGCTGGTGGAAAACGGCGTCGGCGTGGCGATCGTGCCGCAGACGGCGACATATCGGCGCTGGCCCGCGCAAGTGCGCGCTGTCGATCTCGGGCATCACACGTTTCATCGCGATGTCGGCCTCGTGCATCGCGCCCCGCACCATTTGAGCGAGCCGGTGAAGGCGTTGCTGCAACTGATCGAAGCGCAGGCGCGCAAGAAGCCCTGA
- a CDS encoding YoaK family protein, whose translation MPVDYLRGFTSAARTDAANRRLGLALAGIAGAANAGGFLAIGQYTSHMSGMVSSLADSLALGNLAFVLSAASSIFAFLAGAASSAILINWGRRKGTQSVYAMPLVLEGLLLLCFGVLGANLEQHRLLFVPATVTLLCYVMGLQNAMITKISKAEIRTTHVTGLVTDIGIEIGKGLYWNRGVPSTEAAYVGADMRRLGLLASLLGMFLAGGLAGAIAFKQVGFIATLPLAALLLVLAAVPVADDLLRYPRRAR comes from the coding sequence GTGCCCGTTGATTATCTGCGCGGCTTTACCTCGGCCGCTCGCACTGACGCCGCCAACCGGCGGCTCGGCCTCGCGCTCGCGGGGATTGCCGGCGCGGCCAACGCGGGCGGCTTTCTGGCGATTGGCCAATACACGTCGCACATGTCCGGCATGGTGTCGTCGCTGGCCGACAGTCTTGCGCTCGGCAACCTTGCGTTCGTGCTGTCGGCGGCGAGTTCGATTTTCGCGTTTCTTGCCGGCGCGGCGAGTTCGGCCATTCTGATCAACTGGGGCCGGCGCAAAGGAACGCAGAGCGTCTACGCGATGCCGCTCGTGCTCGAAGGGCTTCTGTTGCTGTGCTTCGGCGTGCTGGGCGCGAACCTGGAGCAGCATCGTCTGCTGTTCGTGCCGGCCACCGTCACGCTGCTTTGCTACGTGATGGGCCTGCAGAACGCCATGATCACCAAGATATCGAAAGCAGAAATCCGCACGACGCACGTCACGGGGCTCGTGACGGATATCGGCATCGAAATAGGCAAGGGCTTGTACTGGAACCGGGGCGTGCCGTCGACGGAAGCGGCTTACGTCGGTGCCGACATGCGGCGGCTCGGTCTGCTCGCCTCGCTGCTCGGCATGTTTCTCGCGGGCGGGCTTGCTGGCGCGATCGCTTTCAAACAGGTCGGGTTCATCGCGACGCTGCCGCTTGCGGCGTTGTTGCTGGTGCTGGCGGCCGTGCCCGTCGCCGATGATCTGTTGAGGTATCCGCGGCGGGCGCGCTGA
- a CDS encoding SRPBCC family protein, giving the protein MSTQPVESADPSDLVITRVLRAPVAALWRAWTEPDLLKEWWCPKPWTTEVRAFDLRPGGAFHTFMQGPDGGTSENPGCFLEVVPHARLVFTSMLTAGWRPNTPWLGFTADIAMSQEAEGSRYIARVMHPDVATRDRHEQLGFFDGWNTCITQLDEFALTLVRT; this is encoded by the coding sequence ATGTCAACACAACCCGTCGAAAGCGCTGACCCGAGCGATCTCGTCATCACGCGCGTCCTGCGCGCGCCCGTGGCTGCGTTATGGCGCGCGTGGACCGAGCCGGACTTGCTGAAAGAATGGTGGTGCCCGAAACCCTGGACCACCGAAGTGCGCGCTTTCGATCTCCGCCCGGGCGGCGCCTTCCACACCTTCATGCAAGGTCCCGATGGCGGCACGAGCGAGAACCCGGGCTGCTTTCTCGAAGTCGTCCCGCACGCGCGCCTCGTGTTCACGTCGATGCTCACGGCGGGCTGGCGTCCCAACACGCCGTGGCTCGGCTTCACCGCCGACATCGCGATGTCCCAAGAAGCCGAAGGCAGCCGCTACATCGCGCGCGTCATGCATCCCGACGTGGCGACGCGCGACCGGCACGAGCAACTCGGCTTCTTCGACGGCTGGAACACGTGCATCACGCAACTCGACGAATTCGCGCTCACGCTCGTCCGCACGTGA
- a CDS encoding VOC family protein, which translates to MSLSPFHLAIPVYDLPAARDFYGRVFGLEEGRSSAQWVDFNFFGHQLVIHEHPRTASQESVHSNPVDGHDVPVPHFGVVLGWDQWEALAERLKSFGTKFVIEPYIRFQGQVGEQATMFLFDPCGNALEFKAFKDIGQLFAK; encoded by the coding sequence GTGAGCCTTTCCCCTTTTCATCTGGCCATTCCCGTCTACGACCTTCCCGCCGCGCGCGACTTTTACGGACGCGTGTTCGGTCTCGAAGAGGGCCGCTCCAGCGCGCAATGGGTCGACTTCAATTTCTTCGGCCATCAACTGGTGATTCACGAGCATCCCAGGACGGCGTCGCAAGAGAGCGTGCACAGCAATCCCGTCGATGGTCACGATGTGCCCGTGCCGCACTTCGGCGTCGTGCTCGGATGGGATCAATGGGAAGCGCTTGCGGAACGGTTGAAGTCGTTCGGCACGAAGTTCGTGATCGAGCCGTATATCCGCTTTCAGGGGCAAGTCGGCGAGCAGGCGACCATGTTCCTGTTCGATCCGTGCGGCAACGCTCTGGAGTTCAAGGCGTTCAAGGATATCGGTCAGTTGTTTGCGAAGTGA
- a CDS encoding DNA-binding protein, with protein MSTDTDTTMTDEQVAAIADRMTEEGRLVSPVTIWAEVRSGSIVAVAAALQRWRETREPQPPAPETQAQKALPGELAETVMEAARRIWTASQDDAGRLLSEGLGAASQQLDVVRRERDEALAAYQQTGEEAATGRERLDRLRHDLQALQESAAQVRADFETVSARAQAAEANVQNLTERASADEAKLTAIQNALEDQHRANEWLAATVSGKNEEIARLGRERDDARRQIATLDEACQAKSEEAERASQEAAAAVERADAAAAQANESTARLASVEAELSETRNALAAERDAALEHAADLAEQRAQLERVARELDESRAQIGALTDAHALAAAELARATQDASAATERADAAEQRAAQLDQSLTVEREATAAQREELQRVSRELEETRTRADMLSDAQTAANAELARVSQEGFAAKERADAAEQRASQLEQSLTVERETTAAQSDELQRARAELEEARTQINALNEAHTAASAELARVTEEASSARQRAESAGQRAAELEQSLAAEREATAAQSDERQRVARELDEARSRIDALSQDSTAAKQRAETAEQRATELEQNLASEREASAARSNELQRVTQELEAAQTQIATLTESQTAANAELASARQEAEATKQRAEAAEQRAVQLDESLAVAREAAVARNSEASAQFDELQRVMRELEEARSQISALTESQTAAAAELAQMTQDASAERRRADAAAQLSAQLGRDLAAEREAAAARSAEASAQAGELQRVTRELDEARKQIDALTESQTEAAAKLAQVTQDASEAANRAEAAEQRLAAERDEARKHAAALMDAQSVANAELSRLTQEASAAKEAADAAGHRAAQLEQSLAAEREAAAARNSEASSQLDEARKQISTLTDAQASANAELARLAQDASAAKERADAAERQAAESAQRLLSEREAAAAKNDNASSQRDELQRVTRELDEARAQISAMSESQTAASAELARATQDAFDAKERADAAEQRAAELAQSQAERLREPASMKGAQGAQGGDVSGGPDVAEELASLQRQIAAQAKAHAKAYNELRANAEQWVTYAKDIKQRLDQANEKILFIDARSTGEVALLRRLSFELERLKPDHELVFREAQKKLIGATMTQQLAQKGYQYDPATAVMSKLEG; from the coding sequence ATGTCCACCGACACCGACACCACCATGACTGATGAGCAGGTCGCAGCCATTGCAGACCGCATGACCGAAGAAGGCCGTCTGGTTTCCCCCGTCACGATCTGGGCGGAGGTTCGCAGCGGTTCGATCGTCGCCGTCGCCGCCGCGCTGCAACGCTGGCGCGAGACGCGCGAGCCGCAGCCGCCGGCACCGGAAACGCAGGCGCAAAAGGCGTTGCCGGGCGAACTGGCGGAAACCGTGATGGAAGCCGCGCGCCGCATCTGGACCGCTTCGCAGGACGACGCCGGACGGCTGCTCAGCGAAGGCCTGGGCGCGGCGAGCCAGCAGCTCGATGTCGTGCGCAGGGAGCGTGACGAGGCGCTTGCCGCGTATCAGCAGACGGGCGAAGAAGCCGCGACGGGGCGCGAGCGGCTGGACAGGCTGCGCCACGACCTCCAGGCGTTGCAGGAGTCTGCCGCGCAGGTTCGCGCAGACTTCGAAACAGTGAGCGCGCGCGCACAAGCCGCCGAGGCGAACGTCCAGAACCTGACCGAGCGCGCATCGGCGGATGAAGCGAAGCTCACGGCGATCCAGAACGCACTGGAGGATCAGCACCGGGCAAACGAATGGCTCGCCGCGACGGTTTCGGGCAAGAACGAAGAGATCGCGCGGCTTGGGCGCGAGCGCGACGACGCGCGCCGGCAGATCGCGACCCTGGACGAGGCTTGCCAGGCGAAGTCGGAAGAGGCTGAGCGCGCGTCTCAGGAAGCGGCTGCGGCAGTGGAGCGCGCCGACGCAGCGGCGGCGCAGGCGAACGAGAGCACGGCGCGGCTCGCATCGGTCGAGGCGGAGTTGAGCGAGACCCGCAACGCGCTTGCGGCGGAACGCGACGCCGCGCTCGAACATGCCGCCGACCTTGCCGAGCAGCGTGCCCAACTGGAGCGCGTCGCACGCGAACTGGACGAATCCCGAGCGCAGATCGGCGCGCTGACCGACGCGCACGCGCTGGCGGCAGCCGAACTGGCGCGCGCGACGCAGGACGCCTCTGCCGCGACCGAACGTGCCGACGCGGCGGAGCAGCGCGCAGCGCAACTGGACCAGAGCCTGACAGTCGAACGCGAGGCCACGGCGGCGCAGCGCGAAGAGTTGCAGCGCGTCTCCCGCGAACTGGAAGAAACACGCACGCGCGCCGATATGCTGAGCGACGCGCAGACGGCTGCGAACGCCGAACTGGCGCGGGTTTCGCAAGAAGGCTTCGCCGCGAAAGAACGTGCCGACGCAGCGGAGCAGCGCGCGTCGCAACTCGAGCAGAGCCTGACGGTCGAGCGCGAGACGACGGCGGCGCAGAGCGACGAGCTTCAGCGTGCCAGGGCCGAACTGGAAGAAGCCCGCACGCAGATCAACGCGCTGAACGAGGCGCACACGGCCGCGAGCGCCGAACTGGCGCGGGTCACCGAAGAGGCATCGTCCGCAAGGCAACGCGCGGAGTCGGCAGGACAGCGAGCGGCGGAACTGGAGCAGAGCCTGGCGGCGGAGCGCGAGGCCACGGCGGCGCAAAGCGACGAACGGCAGCGTGTCGCGCGCGAACTGGACGAAGCGCGCTCACGGATCGACGCGTTGTCACAAGACTCGACCGCCGCGAAGCAAAGGGCCGAAACCGCCGAGCAGCGCGCAACCGAACTGGAGCAGAACCTCGCGAGCGAGCGGGAAGCATCGGCGGCGCGCAGCAACGAATTGCAGCGCGTCACGCAGGAACTCGAAGCAGCGCAAACCCAGATCGCTACGCTGACCGAGTCGCAAACGGCGGCGAACGCTGAACTGGCGAGCGCCAGGCAGGAAGCCGAGGCCACGAAGCAGCGGGCCGAAGCCGCCGAACAGCGCGCCGTCCAGCTAGACGAAAGTCTCGCCGTCGCGCGCGAAGCAGCCGTGGCGCGTAACAGCGAAGCATCCGCTCAGTTCGACGAATTGCAACGCGTCATGCGCGAACTCGAAGAGGCCCGCAGTCAGATCAGCGCGCTGACCGAGTCGCAAACGGCCGCGGCCGCTGAACTGGCGCAGATGACGCAAGACGCATCCGCCGAGAGGCGCCGTGCAGATGCAGCCGCGCAGCTGTCAGCCCAGCTCGGACGAGACCTCGCTGCGGAGCGCGAGGCAGCGGCGGCTCGAAGCGCCGAAGCGTCGGCTCAAGCGGGAGAGCTGCAACGCGTCACCCGCGAGCTCGACGAAGCGCGCAAGCAGATCGACGCGTTGACCGAGTCGCAAACGGAAGCAGCCGCCAAGCTGGCGCAGGTGACGCAAGACGCATCCGAGGCGGCGAACCGCGCGGAAGCGGCCGAACAAAGGCTCGCAGCGGAACGCGACGAGGCGCGCAAACACGCGGCCGCGTTGATGGATGCGCAGTCCGTTGCAAACGCCGAGCTGTCGCGGCTCACGCAAGAAGCATCCGCTGCAAAAGAAGCGGCGGACGCAGCCGGGCATCGTGCCGCGCAACTGGAACAAAGTCTCGCAGCGGAACGGGAAGCCGCCGCCGCGCGCAACAGCGAAGCGTCGTCGCAACTCGACGAAGCCCGCAAGCAGATCAGCACGCTGACCGACGCGCAAGCGTCGGCCAACGCGGAACTGGCGCGGCTCGCACAGGACGCATCGGCGGCGAAGGAACGGGCGGATGCAGCCGAGCGGCAGGCAGCGGAATCGGCGCAGCGTCTTTTGTCCGAGCGCGAGGCGGCCGCAGCGAAAAACGACAACGCGTCGTCGCAGCGCGACGAGCTGCAGCGCGTCACGCGCGAACTGGACGAAGCCCGCGCGCAGATCAGCGCGATGAGCGAATCGCAGACAGCGGCTAGCGCCGAACTGGCGCGCGCGACGCAAGACGCGTTCGACGCGAAGGAGCGCGCGGATGCAGCGGAACAGCGCGCAGCCGAACTGGCGCAAAGCCAGGCCGAGCGCCTGCGCGAGCCGGCGTCGATGAAAGGCGCGCAAGGTGCACAAGGCGGCGACGTGTCGGGCGGACCGGATGTTGCGGAAGAACTCGCGTCCTTGCAACGCCAGATCGCGGCGCAGGCCAAGGCTCACGCGAAGGCCTACAACGAGCTTCGCGCGAACGCCGAGCAATGGGTGACCTACGCGAAGGACATCAAGCAGCGGCTCGACCAGGCGAACGAAAAAATCCTCTTCATCGACGCGCGCAGCACCGGCGAAGTTGCGTTGTTGCGCAGGCTCTCGTTCGAGCTGGAGCGTCTCAAGCCCGACCACGAACTGGTGTTCAGGGAAGCGCAGAAGAAGCTGATCGGCGCGACGATGACCCAGCAACTCGCGCAGAAAGGCTATCAGTACGATCCCGCCACGGCGGTGATGTCGAAGCTGGAGGGCTGA
- a CDS encoding cation:proton antiporter, with the protein MQIAIELTIRAGGLLLITALCHGLAHRLQFSDSFGLTGAGLFLGLCYLALQHFFPDFTASTVEPFLTPSFPPEAYLWLFLPPILFEAALKVDTRQLLRDLAPVLTLAIGAVAATAAAVGLAAWLTSGENLIVCLLLGAIVSTTDPSTVIALFRINRAPARLIKLVEGESLLNDAAAIAITTTVTGVLVLAPSTAHAVGHPLLGFLASLLGGCALGACAGSLFAWISQILRSPPFSEYALSLALPTLLYPAAELWLHVSGVAAVVCAGLAANWLMRACRPKASLIRFRHLWEHQAGLASAAVFLLASARAPDLLDKLRLHDVAILCLALAAAVASRFGILTICVPLLSRIGICKPLPRAHQLLIAWGGVRGPVTLTLALCVARESALSPETRHFAATMATGFVVLNLLCNGLTLGRLGRWLGVVRPARQGKQSVLDHP; encoded by the coding sequence TTGCAAATCGCAATCGAACTCACCATACGCGCGGGTGGCCTCCTGCTCATCACGGCGCTTTGTCATGGACTGGCGCACCGGCTGCAGTTTTCCGATTCGTTTGGACTGACGGGCGCAGGGCTGTTTCTCGGCCTGTGCTATCTGGCGTTGCAGCACTTCTTTCCAGACTTCACGGCGTCGACTGTCGAGCCGTTCCTGACGCCGTCATTCCCGCCCGAAGCGTATCTCTGGCTTTTTCTTCCGCCCATTCTGTTCGAGGCAGCGCTCAAGGTCGACACGCGGCAACTACTGCGCGACCTGGCGCCCGTCCTCACGCTCGCGATCGGCGCCGTCGCGGCCACGGCGGCTGCCGTCGGACTTGCCGCCTGGCTGACCAGCGGAGAAAATCTGATCGTTTGTCTGTTGCTCGGCGCGATCGTCAGCACGACCGATCCTTCGACCGTGATCGCGCTGTTTCGCATCAACCGCGCGCCAGCGCGGCTGATCAAACTCGTCGAGGGCGAAAGCCTGTTGAACGATGCAGCCGCCATCGCGATCACCACCACGGTGACAGGCGTGCTCGTTCTCGCACCGTCGACGGCACATGCCGTCGGTCATCCGCTGCTCGGCTTCCTCGCTTCGCTGCTCGGCGGATGCGCGCTCGGCGCGTGCGCCGGATCGTTGTTCGCGTGGATTTCGCAGATCCTGCGCAGTCCGCCGTTTTCCGAGTATGCGCTGTCGCTCGCATTGCCGACCCTGCTCTATCCCGCTGCCGAACTCTGGCTTCATGTCTCCGGCGTCGCCGCCGTCGTGTGCGCGGGCCTCGCGGCCAACTGGCTGATGAGAGCATGCCGCCCCAAGGCGAGCCTCATACGTTTTCGCCACCTGTGGGAACACCAGGCCGGCCTCGCCTCCGCCGCCGTTTTTCTGCTCGCTTCCGCCCGCGCGCCCGATCTGCTGGACAAGCTGCGCCTCCATGATGTCGCAATATTGTGTCTTGCGCTGGCCGCCGCCGTCGCGAGCCGGTTCGGCATCCTGACGATATGCGTGCCGCTGCTGAGCCGTATCGGCATCTGCAAGCCATTGCCCCGCGCGCATCAACTTCTGATCGCCTGGGGCGGCGTGCGTGGCCCCGTGACGCTCACGCTGGCGTTGTGCGTGGCGCGCGAATCCGCGCTGTCGCCCGAAACGCGCCACTTCGCCGCGACCATGGCGACGGGCTTCGTGGTGCTCAATCTGTTGTGCAACGGGCTGACGCTTGGGCGTCTCGGACGATGGCTCGGCGTGGTTCGGCCGGCGCGGCAGGGCAAGCAGTCGGTCCTTGATCATCCGTAG